In the genome of Balneola sp., one region contains:
- a CDS encoding cytochrome C, producing the protein MAQIFPKWTNQVPRKLLIGLIVTANAVILGIWYFFSPEYTDVGYAPVQPVPYSHKVHVDKLGLDCQYCHTSVFESKQANIPPTQTCMNCHSQIKTDSEKLAPIRESWETGKPVEWVRVNNLADYAYFNHAAHVNVGVGCESCHGRIDKMEVVYQSEPLSMSWCLDCHREPEKYLRPVEEVTTMGYKAENQLLLGSELVKKNNVSPPQYCQGCHY; encoded by the coding sequence ATGGCGCAGATTTTCCCTAAGTGGACAAATCAAGTTCCTCGAAAATTACTTATCGGACTTATAGTTACTGCAAACGCAGTTATTCTTGGAATTTGGTACTTCTTCTCTCCCGAATATACCGATGTAGGTTACGCCCCTGTTCAACCGGTTCCATACTCTCACAAAGTTCACGTTGATAAGCTTGGTCTTGATTGCCAGTATTGTCATACCTCTGTGTTTGAGTCTAAGCAAGCGAACATTCCTCCTACACAAACTTGTATGAACTGCCATAGCCAGATTAAAACGGACAGCGAAAAACTCGCTCCTATCCGTGAAAGTTGGGAAACAGGCAAACCTGTAGAATGGGTTAGAGTAAATAACCTGGCTGATTATGCTTACTTCAACCATGCTGCCCATGTGAATGTAGGTGTAGGTTGCGAGAGCTGCCACGGAAGAATTGATAAAATGGAAGTGGTTTACCAATCTGAACCACTAAGTATGAGCTGGTGCCTTGATTGCCACCGCGAACCTGAAAAGTACCTCCGCCCTGTTGAAGAGGTGACTACCATGGGGTATAAGGCTGAGAACCAACTGTTGTTGGGAAGCGAATTAGTTAAGAAAAATAATGTAAGCCCTCCGCAGTATTGTCAGGGTTGTCATTATTAA
- a CDS encoding DUF420 domain-containing protein: MQHEVELPDSLKVFEQVNTKRALGIIIGVSVLALVFLFWLIYFKAPAPSEIPWVKNLSALNASFNALSTVFLLLGFREIKRRNYAKHMRFMISAFVTSSLFLVSYVIYHNFVGDTKFMGEGFIKPIYFFILISHIVLSVFVVPLVLSSFFFAFSGKFETHRKVSKWTFPIWLYVSVTGVLVFILLKTFG; this comes from the coding sequence ATGCAGCACGAAGTCGAACTCCCGGATAGCTTAAAAGTATTTGAACAGGTAAATACCAAGCGGGCACTTGGTATAATTATAGGAGTAAGTGTGCTCGCTTTGGTATTTCTTTTTTGGCTTATTTATTTCAAAGCACCTGCTCCATCTGAAATACCCTGGGTAAAAAACCTATCTGCTCTGAATGCTTCATTTAATGCTTTGAGTACTGTATTTCTTTTATTGGGATTCAGGGAGATCAAAAGAAGGAATTATGCAAAGCACATGAGATTTATGATTAGTGCTTTTGTTACTTCTTCCTTATTCCTGGTGAGTTATGTGATTTACCATAATTTTGTAGGGGACACAAAATTCATGGGAGAAGGGTTTATCAAGCCAATCTACTTCTTCATATTAATATCGCACATAGTGCTATCCGTTTTTGTAGTGCCTCTTGTGCTCTCCAGTTTCTTCTTTGCCTTTTCCGGTAAATTTGAAACACACCGTAAAGTGTCAAAGTGGACTTTCCCAATCTGGCTCTATGTTTCCGTGACTGGGGTGTTGGTATTTATCCTCTTAAAAACCTTTGGGTAA